A portion of the Marinobacter alexandrii genome contains these proteins:
- a CDS encoding PDZ domain-containing protein — translation MEQVYYSLLGFLFINFVYLFFKFLIAIILGVHDEQIFLGYGHHEAFKIRIKKLTIYFGLFIPLPWLAKFYSYKNETKGRITFEWEFFEKSKVFRMLVIFAGTIGSLLTSILIFTILSYQELDQYISKEELNKFGIFPSEFAESSGFKKGDLILKVNGEDYDRFEDLLSPLTLLNDSSYYEILREKDTLILQSSWDLDKIAENASFIFAPNAPYEIMGLVDGMPAAKSGMKEGDIITKIDSINVSSQQEIKNVFALYSGDTVEVQVKRDKEFLLTTLKVSEDGMIGYYSVSLIEYSLYQKNIPEAFIEGVSSPFKIIGINLKALAQLLGAEVATNKKANGPVRIANLFGDRNTAQFFRISALLLALIPLWDLFPFPKSAALKSMPLIYEIAFERRFKYESFIKIRRVGWFIIVTLFAVTIINDIVSLF, via the coding sequence ATGGAACAAGTTTACTACTCTCTGTTAGGATTTCTATTCATCAACTTCGTTTACCTTTTTTTCAAATTTCTAATAGCAATAATCCTAGGAGTACATGACGAACAAATATTCCTGGGTTATGGACATCATGAGGCTTTTAAGATTAGAATAAAAAAACTTACTATCTATTTCGGATTATTTATCCCTCTTCCCTGGCTTGCTAAATTCTACAGTTACAAGAACGAAACTAAAGGTAGGATCACCTTCGAATGGGAATTTTTTGAAAAATCAAAGGTATTTAGGATGCTAGTGATTTTCGCTGGGACGATTGGTTCTCTACTGACTTCCATCCTTATTTTCACTATCCTTTCCTATCAGGAATTAGACCAGTATATTTCTAAAGAAGAGCTAAACAAATTCGGAATATTTCCATCTGAATTTGCAGAATCCTCAGGATTTAAAAAAGGTGATCTTATTCTCAAGGTTAATGGAGAAGATTATGATCGGTTTGAAGATCTATTGTCACCATTAACTCTTCTAAACGATTCATCCTACTATGAAATCCTGAGAGAAAAGGACACTCTAATACTTCAATCCAGTTGGGACCTTGACAAGATTGCTGAAAACGCATCCTTCATTTTCGCACCCAATGCACCATATGAAATAATGGGGCTTGTTGATGGAATGCCTGCAGCTAAATCAGGAATGAAAGAAGGAGATATTATCACAAAAATCGATAGCATCAATGTTAGCTCTCAACAGGAAATTAAGAACGTATTTGCCTTGTATTCAGGTGATACTGTTGAAGTTCAAGTTAAAAGAGATAAAGAATTCCTCTTAACGACTCTAAAAGTTTCAGAAGATGGAATGATCGGTTACTATTCCGTTTCATTAATAGAATATAGCTTGTATCAAAAAAACATCCCTGAAGCTTTTATTGAAGGTGTTTCTAGTCCATTTAAGATTATAGGAATAAATCTCAAAGCCCTGGCTCAATTACTTGGTGCAGAAGTAGCAACTAACAAGAAGGCAAATGGACCTGTAAGAATTGCTAATTTATTTGGAGACAGGAATACTGCACAGTTTTTTAGGATTTCAGCTCTTCTACTCGCTCTCATCCCACTATGGGACCTTTTTCCATTCCCGAAATCAGCCGCTTTAAAAAGCATGCCCTTGATTTACGAGATAGCTTTTGAAAGGAGATTTAAATATGAGTCGTTCATCAAAATTCGGAGGGTAGGTTGGTTCATTATCGTTACTTTGTTTGCCGTCACCATTATCAATGATATAGTCAGTTTATTCTAA
- a CDS encoding energy transducer TonB → MKYLLLLSLAILSCTENDLRVSKASSEGNSEIVKTTLIGCRVEIIAQFPGGNDKLNQFVATTLKRNSEKFIQGRVFVSFVVDQQGAIKEPVILRGIDACKSCNEAALRMVGEMPNWIPANIQGTPMRQKLVMPIKFGIDK, encoded by the coding sequence GTGAAATATCTTTTGCTACTTTCTCTGGCCATCCTAAGTTGTACTGAAAATGACTTGCGTGTTTCTAAAGCAAGTTCTGAGGGTAATAGTGAGATTGTGAAAACAACATTGATAGGTTGTCGAGTTGAAATAATAGCCCAGTTTCCAGGAGGAAATGATAAGCTCAATCAATTCGTGGCTACAACTCTCAAGCGGAATTCAGAAAAATTTATTCAAGGAAGAGTTTTTGTGTCATTCGTAGTAGATCAACAAGGAGCAATAAAAGAACCCGTAATTCTAAGAGGAATTGATGCTTGTAAATCATGTAACGAAGCCGCATTACGGATGGTGGGGGAAATGCCAAATTGGATACCCGCAAACATTCAAGGCACCCCAATGAGACAAAAATTAGTAATGCCTATTAAGTTTGGTATTGATAAGTAA
- a CDS encoding redoxin domain-containing protein — MKKILVTTLFFVCFFQANSQSIKEYYKDNLDCVLDLSQKSNDAFLVSKDYELGRNLFDSLVNSCIKGRYLSNYEFRTLKKRNINTDEFEKSILIVTSASWCAPCYGEIPTLNKVASKYSDKLQIIVLFADTKNKMKKMATRYDDKIILIPALNPPSDQRTLSISGFEHLLDFPTTYLIDTEKKILDISRGAAFPNDKMDWDEVNRINEKNLMKFLTPILNP, encoded by the coding sequence ATGAAAAAGATATTAGTAACCACTTTATTCTTTGTATGTTTCTTCCAGGCTAATTCTCAAAGCATTAAAGAATACTATAAAGACAATTTGGATTGCGTCTTGGATCTGAGTCAGAAGTCAAATGATGCTTTTTTAGTATCTAAAGACTATGAGTTAGGAAGGAATCTATTCGACTCTTTGGTAAACAGTTGTATTAAAGGAAGATATCTTTCGAACTATGAATTCAGGACACTGAAGAAAAGAAACATTAATACTGATGAATTTGAAAAATCTATCTTAATCGTAACTTCAGCATCTTGGTGTGCTCCTTGCTATGGTGAAATACCAACTTTAAATAAGGTTGCCAGCAAGTATAGTGATAAGCTTCAAATCATTGTCTTATTTGCTGACACTAAGAATAAGATGAAAAAAATGGCTACTCGTTATGATGACAAAATAATTCTCATTCCTGCATTAAATCCTCCGTCCGACCAGAGGACTTTATCCATATCTGGATTTGAGCACCTGCTGGATTTTCCAACTACATATTTGATTGACACTGAGAAGAAGATTCTTGATATTTCTAGAGGAGCTGCTTTTCCAAACGACAAAATGGATTGGGATGAAGTAAATCGAATTAATGAGAAGAACTTAATGAAGTTTCTTACTCCAATTCTTAACCCCTAA
- a CDS encoding DUF1684 domain-containing protein gives MDEFESLPFFEIDSAYRIEANFKRLQYLDASKEAVAEISFLINRDSVQFLLYKYSGNEKLLFLPYTDLTTGFETHTSGRYLIIPFPNMDKVLIDFNKSMNIDCAYTHEPPCGWPPRDNHFNFPIRAGAKFFQDKNWKKLTKQPKYKKGNAFYPDLLKEAKYPNHVDRSLMKFPISVRAIINIDGSISNPVMKHGFQEDFDKVVLNAFTKMGKGSFEPAELNGNKVRKYLIFVIDPKYFK, from the coding sequence ATGGATGAATTTGAATCATTGCCTTTTTTCGAAATTGATAGTGCCTATAGAATCGAAGCTAATTTTAAACGCCTTCAATATTTAGATGCTAGCAAAGAAGCAGTTGCTGAGATTAGCTTTTTGATTAATCGGGATTCAGTCCAATTTTTGCTTTACAAGTATTCAGGCAATGAAAAATTACTTTTTTTGCCCTATACTGATTTAACAACCGGTTTTGAAACACATACGAGTGGGCGCTATCTGATAATTCCATTCCCTAACATGGATAAAGTATTAATTGATTTTAATAAATCTATGAATATAGATTGCGCTTACACCCATGAACCGCCATGCGGATGGCCGCCAAGAGATAATCATTTCAACTTTCCAATTAGAGCTGGTGCCAAATTCTTTCAAGATAAAAACTGGAAAAAATTAACTAAACAACCAAAATACAAAAAAGGGAATGCTTTTTACCCAGACTTACTAAAGGAAGCTAAGTACCCAAATCATGTTGATAGATCACTAATGAAGTTCCCAATATCAGTAAGAGCAATCATAAATATAGATGGCTCAATATCTAATCCTGTTATGAAACACGGCTTCCAAGAAGATTTTGACAAAGTAGTACTAAACGCATTTACAAAGATGGGAAAGGGTTCATTTGAACCTGCTGAATTAAATGGAAATAAAGTAAGGAAGTACTTAATATTTGTTATAGACCCTAAGTACTTTAAATAA